Proteins found in one Xyrauchen texanus isolate HMW12.3.18 chromosome 30, RBS_HiC_50CHRs, whole genome shotgun sequence genomic segment:
- the LOC127623953 gene encoding tetratricopeptide repeat protein 32-like → MKVVVLSLRFAKNRKRAEELYTQFIDNIRGQVKYLSDWDYTSAIQNIRQFEVPLYNRGLICYRKGFFKDVESDFRRALELKHNFKDAKKSLRQTFGQ, encoded by the exons ATGAAAGTG gtcgttttgtcgctgcgtTTCGCTAAAAACCGCAAACGAGCAGAGGaattatacacacagtttatCGA taatatcagAGGGCAGGTAAAGTATCTAAGCGATTGGGATTACACTTCAGCTATCCAGAACATCAGACAGTTTGAAGTGCCACTTTATAACAGAGGATTAATATGTTACAG AAAAGGCTTTTTCAAGGATGTGGAGAGTGACTTTCGAAGAGCCCTAGAGCTGAAACATAATTTTAAAGATGCTAAAAAAAGTTTACGTCAGACTTTTGGACAGTGA
- the LOC127624440 gene encoding homeobox protein Mix.2-like produces MAVVHGNLGTGHLNPFQMHASTDLERAMTQMTGWYFSTKFPSGAHPVASRADSMAFFTHRRKRTNFTQQQIDVLEKVYLDTRYPDIYLREKLEALTGLPESRIQVWFQNRRAKSRRQVGIPVPAKTNENILTSNTSIMNQFTTHKNHTGMEMQRMPKFATRDNFSQHLTSSATEKGCIMKGDLHVPTMIPCMFSTADENQVKTDHLSVVVPCNYAPQYPKAYERIMGTSHAKSTMKQFLVEYDNFPPNRTIGPEMKVVIPPLPSQNNFIISSSSPKHITCSVQTMQVNVQPTTFGTFSPIRANEAVDFSDSDSDWEREAMFSFNRFI; encoded by the exons ATGGCAGTCGTGCATGGAAACCTCGGAACTGGACACTTAAACCCATTTCAGATGCATGCATCCACGGATTTGGAAAGGGCTATGACGCAAATGACAGGTTGGT ATTTTAGCACAAAGTTCCCCAGCGGCGCACATCCAGTGGCCTCCAGGGCGGACAGCATGGCCTTTTTTACGCACCGCAGAAAGCGCACCAACTTCACGCAACAGCAGATAGACGTCCTGGAGAAAGTTTACCTGGACACCAGATACCCTGATATTTACTTAAGAGAGAAACTTGAAGCGCTGACCGGCTTGCCAGAGTCAAGAATTCAG GTGTGGTTCCAGAATCGAAGAGCCAAGTCCCGGCGCCAGGTGGGCATTCCCGTTCCAGCTAAGACCAATGAAAATATCCTGACCTCCAACACTTCCATAATGAACCAGTTTACAACCCATAAGAACCACACCGGCATGGAGATGCAAAGGATGCCCAAGTTTGCCACAAGGGATAACTTCAGTCAACATCTGACCAGCTCTGCCACCGAGAAGGGCTGCATCATGAAAGGTGACCTGCATGTCCCAACCATGATTCCGTGCATGTTCAGCACAGCAGATGAGAACCAGGTCAAAACGGATCACCTGAGTGTTGTGGTTCCATGCAATTACGCACCGCAGTATCCAAAAGCTTATGAACGGATTATGGGTACAAGCCATGCAAAATCGACAATGAAACAATTTTTGGTAGAATATGACAATTTCCCTCCGAACAGGACCATCGGACCAGAGATGAAGGTTGTCATTCCACCTCTACCATCACAGAATAACTTCATTATATCATCGTCATCACCCAAACACATCACCTGTTCTGTCCAaaccatgcaagtgaatgtccAGCCGACGACTTTTGGCACTTTCTCTCCTATTAGAGCAAACGAAGCTGTAGATTTTTCAGATTCTGACTCGGACTGGGAAAGAGAGGCCATGTTTAGTTTTAATagatttatttag
- the LOC127624209 gene encoding uncharacterized protein LOC127624209 — translation MVAVLAHIFNVVSPQKYLQVVTQQRNFKALPQNFNPRTGLITECLGSVMRLTVDKSLAFGSQIEFDAINGSQVLPLTTPLAVKCGFSVESDPWGKTRVLVSLLNCFAKNEDDSEFDLNMRVRVRGINKAEQDVFEVEKTCTYNQWAPREILCDRNYMEVSVNRLPGEITALKRQPRMAKEQTFDQWTDTVSEAITSRYNIWRMVFFTPKQKAMVLEDALNTGYGITTTRSRLVLRSGYDMPETYVENVNGVPMKVIRVTTYFKKQWSVTMLDTVAACPTGGVVFTDELITWNFPLVTPLMSSTENKIIGMVMGIDGKQIDSAQMADRGYSLTTTDTFIVMTLPVGGQDGYYKSHCVNDQYHIRYTIEPMLELFWSEGGFDATRYKVLFPIKTPFMPRPPQSVDYTAVDQKVFDVLLGTFLYDVELVNITFSTGVLTVVEANARGFNVQEQRFQNGSKTFRLQVSFSDPVVVTNQVDLVVTVYTLPLIYSFLILPEYTPFSYSTSFKATLQDVILPTVSGACDKEKFHIMISFGNMGKNFNIMLGTRDLTPERSVDYDVKENGTHMILAVPFLAVDVAFELMYPSSLRARLDVLLWEPTNKWSLSDFSLACNFPMTMTECFSNGSMSALAVKVQSVSQLVPRQLTLRDPKCKPKFSNDRFAYFSFDANSCGTTRTFYDGVMMYQNEISLGDEPPISQQAIKGVSIPFVPEYRVTVSCFYTVNDTQTIAFFTNPRESDPLPETGFGELQVLLRLALDGSYKDFYVEQDFPVGRLLRKPLFFEVALLQSTDPRIELVLEDCWATLKEDRNSAPRWDLIVDGCVNLVDHYETVFHPVSPDGVQFPSHIKRFEVKMFAFVQDNIVLKNQIVVHCDALLCDVNQTDGLCKKLCPSPIPLKTARKVRRDADHDQFQRAQLSSGKILLSSS, via the exons ATGGTTGCTGTTTTGGCACATATTTTCAATGTGGTATCACCACAGAAATACTTGCAGGTTGTGACGCAACAGAGGAACTTCAAAGCATTGCCACAGAATTTCAACCCGA GAACAGGCCTGATTACGGAGTGTCTGGGAAGTGTTATGAGGCTGACTGTAGATAAATCTCTAGCTTTTGGAAGTCAGATTGAATTTGATGCCATCA ATGGCTCTCAGGTTCTACCACTAACAACTCCCCTGGCAGTTAAATGTGGCTTCAGTGTAGAATCTGATCCCTGGGGTAAAACCAGAGTCCTTGTATCTCTCCTGAATTGTTTTGCAAAAAATGAG GATGATAGCGAGTTTGATCTGAACATGCGTGTCCGGGTACGTGGTATAAACAAAGCAGAGCAAGATGTCTTTGAGGTGGAAAAGACCTGTACCTACAACCAATGGGCCCCCCGTGAAATTCTTTGCGATCGGAATTATATGGAG GTTTCTGTCAATCGATTGCCTGGGGAGATTACTGCCTTGAAAAGACAACCAAGGATGGCCAAAGAACAAACGTTTGACCAGTGGACCGATACTGTTTCAGAG GCCATAACCTCCAGATACAACATCTGGAGAATGGTGTTTTTCACTCCTAAACAAAAAGCCATGGTGTTGGAGGATGCCCTAAATACAGGGTATGGTATAACAACAACCAGGTCTCGGCTGGTGCTACGAAGCGGTTATGACATGCCTGAGACCTATGTGGAAAAT GTGAATGGAGTTCCTATGAAGGTGATTAGGGTAACCACCTACTTCAAGAAACAATGGTCTGTAACCATGTTGGATACAGTTGCTGCATGTCCAACTG GTGGGGTTGTTTTTACGGATGAACTCATCACCTGGAATTTTCCTCTCGTCACTCCTCTAATGAGTTCTACTGAAAACAAAATCATTGGGATGGTCATGGGAATAGATGGAAAGCAGATTGACTCTGCACAAATGGCTGACAGAGGCTATAGTTTGACAACTACAGACACTTTTATTGTTATGACTCTACCTGTTGGTGGACAAGATGGCTACTACAAG AGTCATTGTGTAAATGACCAGTACCACATCAGATACACCATTGAGCCAATGCTGGAGTTATTTTGGAGTGAGGGTGGCTTTGATGCAACCAGATACAaagtcctcttccccatcaagaCTCCCTTTATGCCTAGACCACCCCAATCTGTTGACT ACACTGCTGTAGATCAAAAGGTGTTTGATGTACTTTTGGGTACTTTCCTTTATGATGTTGAGTTGGTGAACATCACCTTTTCCACTGGAGTCCTAACAGTGGTGGAGGCCAATGCAAGGGGCTTCAATGTACAGGAGCAACGCTTTCAAAATGGCTCCAAGACATTCAGACTTCAAGTGTCCTTCTCTGATCCTGTTGTTGTGACAAAT CAAGTTGATCTGGTCGTTACGGTCTACACCCTTCCCCTCATTTACAGTTTTCTGATCCTGCCTGAGTACACTCCTTTTTCCTACTCCACATCTTTTAAAGCAACTCTTCAAGATGTCA TTCTCCCAACTGTGAGTGGAGCCTGTGATAAGGAAAAGTTCCACATCATGATTTCATTTGGAAATATGGGCAAGAACTTTAATATTATGCTGGGCACACGTGACCTGACACCAGAGCGGAGCGTGGACTATGATGTGAAGGAGAACGGCACACACATGATCTTGGCAGTGCCTTTCCTAGCAGTTGATGTAGCATTTGAG CTAATGTACCCATCGTCCTTGAGGGCACGGCTTGATGTGTTACTATGGGAGCCTACCAACAAATGGAGCCTCAGTGACTTCTCCTTGGCCTGCAACTTTCCCATGACAATGACTG AGTGTTTCAGCAATGGGTCCATGTCAGCACTTGCAGTAAAGGTACAGTCCGTATCCCAACTTGTCCCTCGTCAACTTACCCTGAGAGATCCCAAGTGCAAACCCAAATTCAGCAACGACCGCTTTGCCTACTTCTCTTTTGATGCAAACAGTTGTGGAACCACTAGAACG TTCTATGATGGAGTTATGATGTATCAGAATGAAATCTCTTTGGGTGATGAACCTCCAATTTCCCAGCAGGCTATTAAAGGTGTATCTATTCCTTTTGTTCCAGAGTACAG AGTTACTGTGTCCTGCTTTTATACTGTAAATGATACCCAGACAATTGCATTCTTCACCAACCCGAGAGAAAGTGATCCTCTCCCTGAGACTGGTTTTGGGGAGCTGCAAGTCCTACTGAGACTTGCCTTGG ATGGCTCTTATAAAGATTTCTATGTAGAACAGGATTTCCCAGTTGGACGGTTACTAAGAAAACCTCTGTTCTTTGAGGTGGCACTGCTTCAGTCCACTGATCCTCGGATAGAGCTCGTCTTGGAGGACTGTTGGGCTACTCTGAAAGAAGACCGCAACTCTGCTCCAAGATGGGATTTAATTGTAGACGG CTGTGTGAATCTGGTTGACCATTATGAAACCGTTTTCCATCCTGTAAGTCCTGATGGGGTTCAGTTTCCATCTCACATTAAACGATTTGAAGTAAAGATGTTCGCTTTTGTGCAGGACAACATCGTCCTCAAAAATCAG ATCGTGGTACACTGTGATGCTCTGCTTTGTGATGTCAATCAGACTGATGGACTCTGCAAGAAACTATGTCCTTCTCCCATTCCTTTAAAAACTGCAAGGAAAG TACGAAGAGATGCAGATCATGACCAATTCCAGAGAGCACAGCTGTCATCGGGAAAAATACTGTTGTCTAGCTCCTAG